In Chryseobacterium oranimense, a single window of DNA contains:
- a CDS encoding M16 family metallopeptidase has protein sequence MKKFFISVSLFCMLSAMAQKFETQKMTDSQGYTYETVKNDQSGVRVYTLKNGLKVYLAKNDDAPRIQTYIPVRTGSNNDPSDNTGLAHYLEHMVFKGTSHLGTQDWAKEKVLLQQISDLYEQHKAEKDPEKKKALYKKIDEVSQEASKYAIANEYDKAISSLGATGTNAHTWLDETVYKNNIPSNELEKWLKVEKERFSELVLRLFHTELEAVYEEYNRAQDNDGRLVNYAMMEALFPKHPNGQQTTIGTSEHLKSPSMVAIRKYFDTYYVPNNMAVVLVGDLDFDKTIKLVDQYFGSFKYKELPMKKMVSEEPMTSVVTRTVKSPSTPRMTLAWRSDSNGSQNARLADVIGEILSNRGDAGLIDLNMNQTQKVLGAGAYESAFKTYGAFTMSVTPKEGQSFDEAKKLLLDQLDLVKKGQFPDWMLKAIVNDKKVQRMKTWETADGLATTLYDTYINEKTWQDELDDINQYEKITKADVVKFANDFFKDNYVVVYKEKGVNDKLVRVQNPGITPIKLNREAQSPFLKDILNSKVAETKPEFIDYKTAIQTSQIKDKKISFVKNKYNDVAQISYIFPFGTDNDKELPIAVTLFEYLGTDKYTPEQLKGEFYKLGISYSFRTSNDQVIITLSGLEANMKKATELMNHWLTNVKADKEIYAKTVKTILEARAAGKKDKVRIMAALSNYAKYGKNSRMTDIVSKERLESIDATELMKKVKVLNQSPYEVLLYGQDQSGLEKAVKPYITETSVQPAKAKEYPEPAAEGKVYFTNYDMVQMEMAKVAKGNEVNLNNFGKANVFNEYFGRGLSSIVFQEIRESKSLAYTAYVSYANATEKGHANYITNYIGTQANKLPLAVNAMNDLMVSLPQIPAQFENSKGSALKQIASNRINRTNIFFNQLALKKLGVDYDIRKDIYAEIQGLTLPQLTNFYDTEVKPVKYNTAIIGKKENLDMESINKMGTFQEVSLEEIFGY, from the coding sequence TTCAGACTTATATTCCGGTAAGAACGGGATCCAATAATGACCCAAGCGACAATACCGGCCTCGCTCACTATCTGGAGCATATGGTTTTCAAAGGAACCTCACATCTGGGAACTCAGGATTGGGCAAAGGAAAAAGTGCTTCTACAGCAGATTTCCGATCTTTATGAACAGCATAAGGCAGAAAAAGATCCGGAAAAGAAAAAAGCTCTTTATAAAAAGATAGATGAAGTTTCGCAGGAAGCTTCCAAATATGCCATCGCGAATGAGTATGATAAGGCTATTTCTTCATTGGGAGCTACAGGAACCAATGCCCATACATGGCTTGATGAAACCGTATATAAAAACAACATCCCATCCAACGAACTTGAAAAATGGCTGAAAGTGGAAAAAGAACGTTTTTCCGAACTAGTATTGCGTCTTTTCCATACGGAACTGGAAGCGGTTTATGAGGAATATAACAGAGCTCAGGATAATGACGGACGTCTTGTGAATTATGCGATGATGGAAGCTCTTTTTCCGAAACATCCCAACGGCCAGCAGACGACGATAGGTACTTCTGAACACCTGAAAAGTCCTTCTATGGTTGCTATCCGCAAATATTTTGACACCTATTATGTACCTAATAATATGGCTGTTGTTTTAGTGGGTGATCTTGATTTTGATAAAACAATCAAACTTGTTGACCAGTATTTCGGTTCTTTTAAATATAAAGAGTTGCCTATGAAAAAAATGGTGAGCGAAGAACCAATGACGAGCGTTGTCACAAGAACGGTAAAAAGTCCGAGCACACCAAGAATGACCCTGGCATGGAGATCGGATTCCAATGGAAGCCAAAATGCGAGACTAGCAGATGTGATCGGGGAAATTTTGAGCAACAGGGGAGATGCAGGTCTTATTGATCTTAATATGAACCAGACACAAAAAGTTCTGGGAGCAGGAGCTTATGAATCGGCTTTTAAAACTTATGGAGCATTTACCATGTCTGTAACGCCTAAAGAGGGACAATCTTTTGATGAGGCTAAAAAACTGTTACTGGATCAGCTGGATTTAGTGAAAAAAGGTCAGTTCCCTGACTGGATGCTGAAAGCCATCGTTAATGACAAGAAGGTGCAGCGTATGAAAACATGGGAAACTGCAGACGGACTGGCAACTACCCTGTATGATACTTACATCAATGAAAAAACATGGCAGGATGAGCTGGATGACATCAATCAGTATGAAAAAATTACAAAAGCAGATGTTGTAAAGTTTGCCAACGATTTCTTTAAGGATAATTATGTAGTGGTTTACAAAGAAAAAGGAGTGAATGATAAACTGGTTCGTGTACAGAATCCTGGAATTACTCCGATCAAACTTAACAGAGAAGCTCAGTCTCCTTTCCTTAAAGATATTTTAAACAGTAAAGTAGCTGAAACGAAACCTGAATTCATCGATTATAAGACTGCGATCCAGACTTCACAAATCAAAGACAAGAAGATAAGCTTTGTTAAGAATAAATATAATGATGTAGCACAGATCAGTTATATCTTCCCTTTCGGGACGGATAATGATAAGGAACTTCCGATTGCAGTAACTCTTTTCGAATATCTTGGAACGGATAAATATACTCCTGAACAGCTGAAAGGTGAGTTCTATAAACTGGGAATCTCTTACAGCTTCAGAACGTCCAACGATCAGGTAATCATTACACTAAGCGGTCTTGAGGCGAACATGAAAAAAGCGACCGAGTTAATGAATCACTGGCTGACCAATGTAAAAGCAGATAAGGAAATTTATGCAAAAACCGTAAAAACAATACTGGAAGCAAGAGCCGCAGGTAAAAAAGATAAGGTAAGAATTATGGCTGCGCTTTCGAATTACGCCAAATACGGTAAGAATTCCAGAATGACAGACATTGTTTCCAAAGAACGTCTTGAAAGCATTGATGCCACGGAGCTGATGAAAAAAGTCAAGGTACTGAACCAGTCTCCATATGAAGTGCTGCTTTACGGACAGGATCAGTCAGGTTTGGAAAAAGCCGTTAAGCCATATATCACGGAAACCAGCGTTCAGCCTGCAAAAGCCAAGGAGTATCCGGAGCCTGCCGCAGAAGGAAAAGTATATTTCACGAACTACGATATGGTTCAGATGGAAATGGCTAAAGTAGCCAAAGGAAATGAGGTAAACTTAAATAACTTTGGAAAAGCCAATGTTTTCAATGAGTATTTCGGAAGAGGTCTGTCGTCTATCGTTTTCCAGGAGATCAGAGAAAGTAAGTCACTGGCATATACAGCTTATGTTTCTTATGCCAATGCAACAGAAAAAGGACATGCGAACTATATCACCAATTATATAGGAACTCAGGCCAATAAGCTTCCTTTGGCAGTAAACGCGATGAATGATCTTATGGTATCATTGCCTCAGATTCCTGCGCAGTTCGAAAACTCAAAAGGCTCTGCGCTGAAGCAGATTGCCTCCAACAGAATCAACAGAACCAATATATTCTTCAATCAGCTGGCATTGAAAAAGCTGGGTGTTGATTACGATATCAGAAAAGATATTTATGCTGAAATTCAGGGTCTGACATTACCTCAGCTTACCAATTTCTACGATACAGAAGTGAAGCCGGTAAAATACAATACAGCCATTATCGGTAAAAAAGAAAACCTGGATATGGAATCTATCAATAAAATGGGAACATTCCAGGAAGTATCTCTTGAAGAGATTTTCGGGTACTAA
- a CDS encoding ABC transporter permease — protein sequence MEIKEENIINIHNFLPHREPMLMADYILELTKEKVVTSFEIKEDNIFVHHGEFAEAGLIENLAQTCSSILGQSFFENPEADTKVIGFITNIKKIEVFALPKIGDKIISKASLISQYENICNIFCETFHNEEILIRGEINLFIQEVKS from the coding sequence ATGGAAATCAAGGAAGAGAATATCATTAATATACACAACTTTCTGCCGCACCGCGAACCGATGCTGATGGCAGATTATATCCTGGAACTGACCAAAGAAAAAGTTGTGACTTCCTTTGAGATCAAAGAAGATAATATTTTTGTTCACCATGGTGAATTCGCAGAAGCCGGCCTGATTGAAAATCTTGCCCAGACCTGTTCATCCATTCTCGGACAGAGTTTCTTTGAAAATCCAGAAGCAGATACCAAAGTGATTGGCTTTATCACCAACATTAAAAAGATTGAAGTATTTGCACTTCCTAAAATTGGAGACAAAATCATTTCAAAAGCTTCACTGATTTCCCAGTATGAGAATATCTGTAATATTTTTTGTGAGACGTTTCATAATGAGGAGATACTGATCAGAGGAGAGATTAATCTGTTTATTCAGGAGGTGAAATCTTAG